A region of the Drosophila subobscura isolate 14011-0131.10 chromosome J, UCBerk_Dsub_1.0, whole genome shotgun sequence genome:
AAGTCAGCATCTGGTAAAGTGAGAAAGCTTTATAAAGCAGCGACCCAACATTTCGTCATTCATTAGGCTTCATCTCTCCAGCGAATAAtctacaaaaagaaaagataaaaTGTGCGGAATCTTTGCAATATTTTCAAAGGATGGAGAGCCGATTGGCAGCCAGGTGCTGCATGGCAAGAAGCACAGTCTGCGGGAGATGGCCTATCGGCAGAGCGGAAAACAGCGGCATCGTGGCCCCGACTCCACTGGCGTCCATATAATCCCAGAGGATGGCGTGGCAATGGTTCACGAACGTCTGCGAATTGTGGGCGTGGAACATGGCGACCAGCCGTTTGTTTCCAACGATGGGAAcgtggtgctggtggccaaCGGCGAGATCTACAACTACCTGGAGCTGACGGCGGCCATAAAGAAGCAACGTGGCGCCTACGAACCGAAGAGTGACTGCCACGTTATCCTGGAGCTGTATCAGGACTATGGGGAGGAGCTGCTGAAACACATCAAGGGAATGTTCGCCTTCGCCCTGTACGACAGGCGCACGAAGCAAGTGCTCGTGGCCAGAGATCCCTTTGGCATTATTCCCATGTACATTGGTGAGGATGAGGCTGGCAATGTGTGGGTGGCCTCCGAAATGAAGTGCTTAGTGGATGCCTGCATCAATGTCGAGACCTTCCCCCCGGGCGAGGCCCGCTTTGGACGCGTGGGAGAGATGCAAACAATCTGGCGCTTTGAGCAATCCTGGATCAAGGAAGTGCCCACCAAGCCGTGCGACCTGGAGCTTCTCCGCTCCAGCCTGGAGTCGGCCGTGCGCACCCATCTACACTGCGACGTCAACTTTGGGGCTTTGCTGTCGGGCGGTGTGGACTCCAGCCTTATTGCCGCTATAGCCACGAAGATTATGAAGGAGAAGGACCCCGACTATCGGCTGAAGACCTTCTCTGTGGGTCTGCGCGATGCGCCCGACTTTAAGGCGGCCAGTCACGTGGCCAAGTACATCCAAAGTGACCACAAGGAGCTCGTCTTCGAGATTCCTGATGCTCTGGACGGCATACGCGACATTATCTATCACCTGGAGACCTATGATGTGACAACCGTGCGCTGCAGCCtgcccatgctgctgctcgcccGCTACATCAAGAGCACCGGCATCAAGATGATCCTCTCCGGCGAGGGGGCGGACGAGATCTTCGGCGGATACCTGTACTTCCACAAGGCCCCCAACTACGAGCAGTTCCACCAGGAGCTGGTGAAGCGCGTGCATCAGCTGCATCACTCCGACTGCCTGCGCGCCAACAaggtggccatggccaagggCGTGGAGCTGCGCGTCCCCTTCCTGGATACGGACTTCGTCAACCATGTGATGCAGATCCGACCAGAGGACAAGATTCCTGGACAGCTCAACGCGTTCCCCGGTGCCCTAGAACCCTTGAGGCGCATGGAGAAGTACGTGCTGCGAGCCGCCTTCACCAAAAACTATCTGCCGGACGATGTGCTGTGGCGCCAGAAGGAGCAGTTCTCCGATGGCGTTGGCTACAACTGGATCGACAGCATTCGCCGTGTGGCCACCAGTCACGTGAGCGATGAGGATTTCGCACAGTCTTCAAAAAGATTTCCCTTCAATACGCCCACCACAAAGGAGGCGTTCTACTATCGCTGCATCTTCGAGGAGCTGTTTCCGCGCGATTCGGCAGCCCGCACGGTAATCAGGTGGGTGCCACGCCTCGACTGGGGCTGCCCGGAGGATCCCTCGGGTCGCGCACAGGCCGTCCATAAGTCACTAAAGACTGATTTagcttaaatataaatttaattaagtaCAAAGTTAGCTTTTTATTGAAGCACAATGCATCGAAGCTATCCATGAATCTGTAAATGCACTTAAACCTGCACATACCTCTTCCTATAcctacatttaaatatataatataaacaGACATGTGTGAGTTGATATAAATGGGATCACTTTACTGTAATTGAAGAGGTTTCCagttcatttaaatgtttatgcaGCTGTCTGGCAAATGTGCTGACGGATGCCGGATCGGGATCGCCTTGCCGGTTGTCTGTTGCCGGTTGTCTGTTGCCGGGCATTTATTTACGTTAATCAAGCGATTGTCAATCAAGTTACTAGAGTGTATGTGAGTACCCAGTTTGGGTTAtctataattatatttgtattatcACATAATCTAAttgtagcaacaacaaaggaaaTTACACatagataaaaaaaaacacttcaaCTTCTAAAACTTTGGTATCCAGTTCCTACTAAATGCCTCATGACATTCTAATCCCATTCATAATtagcaaatttcaattttcaaattcaaactcAACATTGCAGTCTCATTGGTGAATTGGACAAGAGGGTGACGAAAATACTAAAAATTGTATGGAAAAGTGAAAGGTGGTTACCTAAACAAGGTCGGCGTAAAAGTTTGTGGCCCTTGACCGTATGATCGGAAATCTAATTCCTCGATACTGAATTATCTTCATAATACTGCTAGTCAGAAAAGGCTCTCAGAATACAGGCAATTGATTATTTAATCGAATAAAATTCTAGTTTTTGTGCTGAAAGTCATAGCTTGCTGGTAAttttaaatagaacatcaaaatcgaggaaaattgTTTCCGCTGcgctttatttttggtatgttTTGAAAGGAAGATATAgtttttcggtatatttttgagggtcatgcggtatatcttatcgataactccgcggtcacactgcataCATGTTTACCATCGCTAGAATTAATTTTTTTCGCAAGCAACGGGCTGGCAAATTTGttaaaattaagtaaaaagTGTATAACCATTAAACGAGCAGTGTCAAAAACAATACCAAATGCCAATACGCAACGAAATGTGATGTTTGCTGAGCTCAGCAGACGCTCAGCGACCGAGAAACCAGTGCGAAACTCCTGACCCCAGAGCGCGTCACCGAGAAAAAAGTTCATCAAAGCAGAGAGGGCGCAgagccagcagaagcagaagcaggcgCAGCGCTGCTGAAGACGTTGGAATTtgtggtgttgttgctgtggaaGCCGATGCTCAgtcgacgccgacgccgacgtGCAGCAATAACGGTAGAGACccaacaacaaatgacaaaGTGAAACTGACTGCGCTGTACCAACAACAACGCGTGAAcgaagagaagagcaaaacTGTGATCTCTCGGCTAGTTGAGGGGGGCAATTGTTCAATTGGCTGTgcttgaaaaataaatttagtCTACTTAAAACGCGTATTTGCGGGCATTGCGAATCGTTTGTTTGGCCAGCGACTGGAAAATCAATTCTTCAAATTGCCTTTGGGGGCCATCAAGCAgcagttgtttgtttgctaggcccaacccaaaaacaatattcaagaGCGGAGCGAAGAcgacaagaagaagaagaagcagcagcagcgcagtcaACGCAGCCGGATTTGCAAATAATAGAGGTATGTGTGcgcgtgttcgtgtgtgtatgtgtgtgcgtatcGACCAAAGATAAAAAGATTTTGTTAAAAAAAGACACTGCCTAATCTCCAATCGCCTCCGCTTCCGATTCTTGCTCTCATGTGACATTTAGAAATCAATTcggccgctctctctctcggtttctctctctgctgcagcagccacgccACCGACTGCGACGCTGGCAGCATTGTAGCATGACGTCGACAGCCGCTGACGATCGTGCTGGGCAGCGCGCAGGCCGGCAAGTTTTTAGTGTGACTGAATTGTGCAGCTGGTTTTACACCTAAAATTTGAACGGTCTAAATGAAAAAAACCCCTGACCCTCCCCCCTTTGTTTTGTTAATCACATCTACTAGTATCTATATCTTATCGTACACATGGAATGAATATATTCAAGGTAAGAGAATAACAGTTACGAAAGCCAGTGTTCGCGAAGCCACATCCCTCTttgaatttgtgtttgttgatgtttatttataaatagaaaattgcGTATGCAATGCTAAATAGTTATACTCGCTCTCCCGCTGTCGCGCtcacacactctgctgctcCGACTCATTCTCTCTTCCATTCTCTCTCTGAGCATAGCTAACAAGTCGCTGTCGTGGATTGTTGTTGTCATCCAGCAATATTATCTCATTTTTGTATAACTTACGTATCCATAAATATTCTGGCGCTCTCGAGCGCACGcaaattgttgttaaattgTTGAACAGTGACGCCCGACCATAGACGGTGGGACGCTGGCGTCGCTGTCAGCCATCGTTTTGCCCAAAAAGTACTCGTATCGTAAGCCCAAAGCTAAATCCATATCCGCGGCGGCACGTTGTTGTCTGAGCTTCCTgcccacccagccacccactgcCCGCCCGTCACTCCCCGCCTCTGGCTTCGTCACGCTCTCGGGCGTCCGTGAGATGATTCACGTTTTGTGCCGTAACAACGCCCCACCGCTTATCCCCATCACACTCCACCACCATCTGTCGGCAAAGCTatgccatcccatccctgCCCATCCCCAACAACCACTTCCACCCGCACAACCATTCACCTACTTTTGTAACAGCACTAAATggtctccactccactccattccaccacacacccacccacccctgTCCATGCTGTCCTCTAGCTGCTCTCTGACTTCATCCATTCTCCACACAGAAATTGTTGGCCCCTTCGCCGCTTTttgcgactgttgctgctgcttcttcttgcaTCTCTAGTGCGCGCGCGCAAtgaataatttgaaattgcTGAAAAGGAGGAAATATGTGAGATTTGGCGGGAACATCACATCTCCAGCCTCTCTGAATCCACCCAATTGAATCAATTTTATGGCCCTGCTTGCATCCTTGAGCGCAGCCTCAACTATCCCTGGCCTGCTGTCCTGCCGGCCTCCTCCCCATTTtacttaaataattaatgcaatttaccAAATACTGCAGctaaagaaaacatttttcccaTCTTGCCTACATTGCAGTTGCTGTTTAAAAAAACGTAAAGATGGCCTACCGCAAGCCGAGCGATCTGGACGGATTCATCCAGCTGATGCCGAAGGCGGATATGCGGGTGAAGGTGCAGCTGGCGGAGGATCTGGTCACATTCCTGAGCGACGACACAAACTCAATTGTGTGCACAGACATGGGCTTCCTCATCGACGGCTTGATGCCGTGGCTGACGGGCAGCCACTTTAAGATAGCACAAAAATCGCTGGAGGCCTTCTCGGAGCTGATCAAGCGGCTGGGCAGCGACTTTAATGCATACACTGCGACCGTGCTGCCACATGTGATCGATCGCCTTGGCGACAGTCGGGACACGGTGCGCGAGAAGGCCCAGCTATTGTTGCGTGATCTGATGGAGCACAAAGTGCAGTCGCCCCAAGGGTTGATCGACAAACTGGCCGTCAGTTGCTTTAAGCACAAGAACGCAAAGGTTCGCGAGGAGTTCCTGCAGACGATAGTGAATGCCCTGCACGAGTACGGCACACAGCAGCTGAGTGTTCGCACCTACATACCGCCCGTATGCGCCCTGCTCGGCGATCCCACGGTGAACGTGCGGGAATCGGCCATACAAACGCTGGTGGAGATCTACAAGCATGTGGGAGACCGCCTGCGGCCGGACCTGCGCAAAATGGAGGATATGCCAGCCGCCAAGCTGGCTCTGCTCGAGCAGAAGTTCGATCAGGCCAAGCAGGAGGGTCTGCTGATGCCCTCCGCAGTGAagaacggcaatggcaatggcaatggcgtgGGACTCGACGAGGCCGACTACAGAGAGACGCCAAAGGAGAGGCCTCCCACCAGGATAGTGAAGCGGCAGCTCTATTCTGCCGCCGTCTCCAGCCTGAGACAAAAGCCGAGCGGACCGGCCGATGCCGGAGATGCGGGAGCTGTCACGATGGAAATCTTCGAGGCTAGCTTTGAGGTGGTGCCTCAACTGACGATCTTCCACGCCAAGGATATGGATGATGCGTATAAGCAGATACTGGTGGTCATCAGCGACAAGAACTGCGACTGGGAGAAGCGCGTCGATGCGCTGAAGAAGATTCGcgccctgctgctgatgaacTACCACGCCCAGCCGCAGTTTGTGGCTGTTCAGCTGAAGGAGCTGGCCCTGGGCTTTCTGGACATTGtcaaggaggagctgcgctcGCAGGTCATACGCGAGGCGTGCATTACCATTGCCTACATGTCGAAGACGTTGCGGAACAAGCTGGACGGCTTCTGCTGGAGCATATTGGAGCAGCTCATCAATCTGATACAGAACAGTGCCAAGGTCATTGCCTCGGCCTCGACGCTGGCCCTCAAGTACATCATCAAGTACACGCACTCGCCAAAGCTGCTAAAGATCTACACGGAAACGTTGCAGCAGTCCAAGTCGAAGGACATCAGATCCTCTCTCTGCGAGCTGATGGTCTTACTCTTCGAGGAGTGGCAAACGAAGGCACTTGAGCGGCATGCAACCGTCTTGCGGGATGTCCTGAAGAAGAGCCTTGGGGATGCAGACAGCGAGGCACGTAGGCATTCCAGGCGAGCCTACTGGGCCTATCGGCGGCATTTCCCCGACCTGGCCGATCAGATCTACGGCAACCTGGACATTGCCGCCCAGCGGGCCTTGGAAAGAGAGCGCGGTGatagtggcagcggcggcctAGCCGGCTTAGCTCCACCTCCATTGGAAACACGACGAACGGTGTCGCGCCTCGGACGAACTCCGGGCGCACTGCAGAAGCCAACGCCCAGCATGCGATCCATCTCTGCGGTGGACACTGCGGCAGCACAGCGAGCCAAGGCACGGGCACAGTACACGCTCTACACGCGACAGAAGAAGCCAGTGGGGGCAACGAACTCGACCAATTCCACCCAATCGCAGGGGGGTTTTGGAGGGGCGAGCAGTGGATCCCTGCCACGACCTCGCCTGAACTCGAATAGTCACAGCCACACAGTGGTAACGCCAGGCACGATTACTCCACGCACCCGGGGACGCGCAGGAGTATCGCAATCGCAGCCTGGATCCCGGTCCACCTCGCCCAGCACTAAGCTGCGCGACCAATTCGGTGGCGTGGGCAGTTACTACCGCGGGGCGACTGGGGCCATACCCAAGAAGGCATCCGGGATACCCAGGAGCACGGCCAGCTCCAGGGAAACGAGTCCCACACGGCTGGttggcggcagtggcggcggcctAATGAAGCGCAGCATGTACTCCACAGGAGCGGGCGCACGACGCACGCCAGAGCGGAACAATCCTGTGCGACCCTCGGCAGCGGCACGACTGCTGGCCCAATCCCGCGAGGCGGAGCATACGCTAGGCGTGGGCGGAGTCGACGGCAGTGAGGGGCAGTCGGACTTTGTCTCTGGAGACTACATGCGGAGCGGCGGCATGCGCATGGGCAGAAAACTGATGGGACGCGACGAGTGTGCGGACGATATTGATTCGGAGGCCAGTTCTGTGTGCTCCGAGCGATCGTTCGACTCCAGCTACACGAGGGGCAACAAGTCGAACTATTCACTGAGTGGATCGCACACCCGCCTGGACTGGAGCGCACAGAGGGCACCGCTGGACGACATTGAGACGATCATCCAGTACTGCGCATCCACCCACTGGTCGGAGAGGAAGGACGGCCTAATCAGCCTCACGCAGTATCTGGCCGATGGCAAGGAGCTctcgcaacagcagctgcagtgtGTCCTCGACATGTTCCGCAAGATGTTCATGGACACCCACACGAAGGTGTACTCCCTGTTCCTCGACACTGTCACAGAGCTGATTCTCGTGCATGCCCACGAGCTGCACGATTGGCTGTTCATTCTGCTCACGCGACTGTTCAACAAGCTCGGCACGGACCTGCTCAATTCGATGCACAGCAAAATATGGAAGACCCTGCAGGTGGTGCACGAGTATTTCCccacgcagctgcagctgaaggagctgtTCCGCATCATCTCGGACTCCACGCAAACACCGACAACCAAGACACGCATTGCCATTCTAAAGTTCCTCACGGATCTGGCCAATACCTACGGCAAGAGCAGCGACTTCCCCAGCGACCAAAGCCTAGCCTGCGAGCGGACAGTCCTGAAGCTGGCACAACTGACGGCGGACCAGAAGTCCATCGAGCTGCGCTCCCAGGCCAGGTGCTGCCTGGTGGCCCTCTACCATCTGAACACTCCGGAGATGACAaagctgctggccaatctGCCCAAGGGATACCAGGACTCGGCTCGCTCCTGCATTCAGTCACACATGCGGCGTCAGAGCAGCGTCAATTCTGGGGCCAATTCCCCCAACAGCTCGCccctgagcagcagcagtccaaaGCCTCTGCAGAGCCCCTCCGTCGGGCCATTCGCCTCGCTCCAGAGCCATCAACTCAACATGAGCTCAACTAGTCCCCGCAGTCGGCAGTCATcggtggagcaggagctgctctaCTCCTCGGAGCTGGAGGTGCAGCACAATATCCAAAAGACGTCCGAGGAGATCCGCCACTGCTTCGGCGGCCAGTACCACTCGCTGGCGCCCAATGGCTTCAACGGACATCTGCAGTATCACGAGCAGGCGCAGCAGGACTCGTGTGCCTCCCTGTCTTCCAACT
Encoded here:
- the LOC117894278 gene encoding probable asparagine synthetase [glutamine-hydrolyzing], whose protein sequence is MCGIFAIFSKDGEPIGSQVLHGKKHSLREMAYRQSGKQRHRGPDSTGVHIIPEDGVAMVHERLRIVGVEHGDQPFVSNDGNVVLVANGEIYNYLELTAAIKKQRGAYEPKSDCHVILELYQDYGEELLKHIKGMFAFALYDRRTKQVLVARDPFGIIPMYIGEDEAGNVWVASEMKCLVDACINVETFPPGEARFGRVGEMQTIWRFEQSWIKEVPTKPCDLELLRSSLESAVRTHLHCDVNFGALLSGGVDSSLIAAIATKIMKEKDPDYRLKTFSVGLRDAPDFKAASHVAKYIQSDHKELVFEIPDALDGIRDIIYHLETYDVTTVRCSLPMLLLARYIKSTGIKMILSGEGADEIFGGYLYFHKAPNYEQFHQELVKRVHQLHHSDCLRANKVAMAKGVELRVPFLDTDFVNHVMQIRPEDKIPGQLNAFPGALEPLRRMEKYVLRAAFTKNYLPDDVLWRQKEQFSDGVGYNWIDSIRRVATSHVSDEDFAQSSKRFPFNTPTTKEAFYYRCIFEELFPRDSAARTVIRWVPRLDWGCPEDPSGRAQAVHKSLKTDLA
- the LOC117895844 gene encoding CLIP-associating protein is translated as MAYRKPSDLDGFIQLMPKADMRVKVQLAEDLVTFLSDDTNSIVCTDMGFLIDGLMPWLTGSHFKIAQKSLEAFSELIKRLGSDFNAYTATVLPHVIDRLGDSRDTVREKAQLLLRDLMEHKVQSPQGLIDKLAVSCFKHKNAKVREEFLQTIVNALHEYGTQQLSVRTYIPPVCALLGDPTVNVRESAIQTLVEIYKHVGDRLRPDLRKMEDMPAAKLALLEQKFDQAKQEGLLMPSAVKNGNGNGNGVGLDEADYRETPKERPPTRIVKRQLYSAAVSSLRQKPSGPADAGDAGAVTMEIFEASFEVVPQLTIFHAKDMDDAYKQILVVISDKNCDWEKRVDALKKIRALLLMNYHAQPQFVAVQLKELALGFLDIVKEELRSQVIREACITIAYMSKTLRNKLDGFCWSILEQLINLIQNSAKVIASASTLALKYIIKYTHSPKLLKIYTETLQQSKSKDIRSSLCELMVLLFEEWQTKALERHATVLRDVLKKSLGDADSEARRHSRRAYWAYRRHFPDLADQIYGNLDIAAQRALERERGDSGSGGLAGLAPPPLETRRTVSRLGRTPGALQKPTPSMRSISAVDTAAAQRAKARAQYTLYTRQKKPVGATNSTNSTQSQGGFGGASSGSLPRPRLNSNSHSHTVVTPGTITPRTRGRAGVSQSQPGSRSTSPSTKLRDQFGGVGSYYRGATGAIPKKASGIPRSTASSRETSPTRLVGGSGGGLMKRSMYSTGAGARRTPERNNPVRPSAAARLLAQSREAEHTLGVGGVDGSEGQSDFVSGDYMRSGGMRMGRKLMGRDECADDIDSEASSVCSERSFDSSYTRGNKSNYSLSGSHTRLDWSAQRAPLDDIETIIQYCASTHWSERKDGLISLTQYLADGKELSQQQLQCVLDMFRKMFMDTHTKVYSLFLDTVTELILVHAHELHDWLFILLTRLFNKLGTDLLNSMHSKIWKTLQVVHEYFPTQLQLKELFRIISDSTQTPTTKTRIAILKFLTDLANTYGKSSDFPSDQSLACERTVLKLAQLTADQKSIELRSQARCCLVALYHLNTPEMTKLLANLPKGYQDSARSCIQSHMRRQSSVNSGANSPNSSPLSSSSPKPLQSPSVGPFASLQSHQLNMSSTSPRSRQSSVEQELLYSSELEVQHNIQKTSEEIRHCFGGQYHSLAPNGFNGHLQYHEQAQQDSCASLSSNSKTQSSANTTQSNTPESATMRLDQLDRGVMTQSTMAKSPQPTGDANMLVSISRADNGELILPGDMLESEVMSVALTLTKDQPVEQLQTSLANLGICIKGGNCELPNKHFRSIMRMLLNILEAEHTDVVIAGLHVLSKIMRSNKMRHNWMHFLELILLKIIQCYQHSKEAMREIDAMIVRIAPCLPLDLSINIVNPVIATGEFPTNLCAIKILLEVTEHHGVEITDTHLDNVFPNLARSTDDQESMVRKAAVFCIVKLYIVLGEDKVKPKLSALNPSKRRLLNVYIEKQRNSSGGGSSTKNSSAASSS